From a single Capsicum annuum cultivar UCD-10X-F1 chromosome 12, UCD10Xv1.1, whole genome shotgun sequence genomic region:
- the LOC107849355 gene encoding uncharacterized protein LOC107849355 produces the protein MVNRSKSNEGMEDKISQMQEQLQKLMEGMTSIMNRNSQVDKEMGELKENLARLAVNNREKEGGREESSTGRACSMDLHNDYRSRDNHNHGNFFTRFSRLDFPKFSGLELRTWLYKVDQFFSMDEIPFEQRVKIACIHMEGEAIAWHKSYVRSRNSTAELSWTEYVLALNERFGEGFEDAMEALKKLTQTGSVQKYQAKFDRLLTSVNLSMENQISCYLGGLTPELNKAVRLKSLKPLMQAYKLTRLQDDVFKAQAKYWGLRSGGRVQGPLLPTPLFAKPPVLNFAVKKSSDVQPIRYPRFNGNNTGRRLTSAEMDEKRAKGLCFFCDEKYVMEHKCATKKQIYLIDAVEDDQLQKFECDEAGQEVVLEPEELMTISLQAYTGISGYQTIRVTGYHEKMPLQVLIDTGSTHNFIDQEVAKRLGCQANNIEEQSISVADGRKVTTTSICKNQRWLLQGTTFASDFLLLSLGNVDIVLGVQWLSTLGRILFDFSSRTIEFRYQGKKHVRIGSTNKLKTTKSKTLIKQCAVENQLYMLSLMPTDYAKYLCYNIQTNQGNETPLILIGLLDEFASIFEVPTTLPPHRGPFDHRIPLLDSANPVSKRPYRYPGIKKDIIEKLVQEMLDQVFELMHQFQLFAKMSKCAFGVKQVEYLGHFINGESVDTDPKKITAIQHWPTSTNLKQLRGFFGLVGYYRRFIKGFGAICRPLHDLLNKDEFS, from the exons ATGGTTAATCGGAGTAAGTCGAATGAAGGTATGGAGGATAAGATCTCACAGATGCAAGAACAGCTTCAGAAACTAATGGAGGGAATGACCAGCATCATGAATAGGAATTCGCAGGTTGACAAGGAGATGGGGGAATTAAAGGAAAACTTGGCGAGACTAGCAGTTAATAATCGAGAAAAAGAAGGGGGAAGAGAAGAATCTTCTACTGGAAGAGCTTGCTCCATGGATTTGCATAATGATTACAGGTCAAGAGACAATCATAATCATGGTAACTTCTTCACTCGATTTTCTAGGTTGGATTTTCCTAAATTCTCTGGCTTAGAATTAAGAACTTGGCTATATAAGGTTGACCAGTTCTTCTCTATGGATGAAATTCCATTTGAGCAAAGGGTTAAGATAGCTTGTATCCATATGGAAGGAGAAGCTATAGCTTGGCACAAATCGTATGTGAGATCAAGGAACTCAACTGCAGAGTTGAGTTGGACTGAGTATGTGTTGGCCTTGAATGAAAGATTTGGGGAAGGGTTTGAGGATGCTATGGAAGCGCTCAAGAAATTAACTCAAACAGGTAGTGTGCAGAAATATCAGGCTAAATTTGATAGGTTGTTGACATCTGTGAACCTATCAATGGAAAACCAAATTAGTTGTTACTTGGGAGGGTTGACTCCAGAGTTGAATAAGGCTGTAAGGCTGAAATCACTTAAGCCATTGATGCAGGCCTATAAATTGACAAGATTGCAGGATGATGTTTTTAAAGCTCAAGCAAAGTATTGGGGTTTGAGGAGTGGAGGAAGAGTGCAAGGACCCCTATTACCTACTCCCCTATTTGCTAAACCACCTGTTCTAAATTTTGCAGTTAAAAAGAGTAGTGATGTTCAACCAATTAGATATCCAAGGTTTAATGGAAATAATACTGGAAGGAGACTAACTTCTGCAGAAATGGATGAGAAAAGGGCAAAAGGGTTGTGCTTTTTTTGTGATGAAAAATATGTTATGGAACATAAGTGTGCAACCAAGAAACAAATTTATTTGATTGATGCAGTAGAAGATGATCAGCTACAAAAATTTGAATGTGATGAAGCAGGACAAGAAGTTGTACTAGAACCTGAAGAGTTGATGACCATTTCCTTACAAGCCTATACTGGTATCTCTGGATATCAAACAATTAGGGTGACAGGTTATCATGAGAAGATGCCCTTGCAGGTTCTTATAGACACTGGGAGTACACACAACTTTATAGATCAGGAGGTTGCAAAAAGGCTGGGATGTCAAGCTAATAACATAGAGGAGCAATCTATAAGTGTAGCTGATGGGAGAAAAGTGACCACAACATCAATTTGCAAAAATCAGCGGTGGTTGTTACAAGGCACTACTTTTGCTTCAGATTTCTTGCTACTTTCTTTAGGTAATGTGGATATTGTTTTGGGTGTCCAGTGGTTAAGCACCTTGGGAAGAATACTCTTTGATTTCAGCAGCAGAACTATTGAGTTCAGGTACCAAGGCAAGAAACATGTCCGGATAGGATCAACCAATAAGTTGAAGACTACTAAGAGTAAGACTTTAATCAAGCAGTGTGCAGTTGAGAATCAGCTTTACATGTTATCCTTAATGCCTACAGATTATGCAAAATACCTTTGCTACAACATTCAAACTAATCAAGGTAATGAAACTCCCTTGATTTTAATTGGTTTACTTGATGAGTTTGCTAGCATCTTTGAAGTGCCAACAACCTTACCACCTCATAGAGGACCTTTTGATCATAGAATTCCTTTGTTAGATTCAGCAAATCCAGTCAGTAAAAGACCTTACAGGTACCCTGGGATTAAGAAGGATATTATTGAGAAATTGGTTCAAGAAATGTTGGATCAAG TGTTTGAGTTAATGCACCAGTTCCAACTATTTGCTAAGATGTCCAAGTGTGCTTTTGGAGTCAAGCAGGTGGAATATCTTGGTCATTTTATAAATGGAGAAAGTGTTGATACTGATCCTAAAAAGATCACTGCAATTCAACATTGGCCTACTTCTACTAACCTCAAACAGTTGAGAGGGTTCTTCGGattagttggctattacagaaGATTTATTAAGGGATTTGGTGCTATTTGTAGACCCTTACACGATCTCTTAAATAAGGATGAGTTCAGCTGA